A genomic region of Eucalyptus grandis isolate ANBG69807.140 chromosome 5, ASM1654582v1, whole genome shotgun sequence contains the following coding sequences:
- the LOC104444589 gene encoding LOW QUALITY PROTEIN: pentatricopeptide repeat-containing protein At4g19890 (The sequence of the model RefSeq protein was modified relative to this genomic sequence to represent the inferred CDS: inserted 3 bases in 2 codons; substituted 2 bases at 2 genomic stop codons) — protein sequence MVSLRFLQPRRLSQTLSATSNACSLFHPQFTLRALCHSAGDCPSPQPGSSPSCQPHSVVASICSMVRDAYYKRAHVRASPPRLCLNVNCETLTHEQAITVVASLANEAGSMVALSFFHWAIGSDNFRHFMRLYIVCAASLIGNGNSERANEVMQCLVKSFAEIGRLKEAIDMALEMQNQALVPTTRLMNFVTEVALEXGFLDYAQNVFDYLSERGVCPDPNSYKLMVVAYCRMGSILEADAWLRKLIDRDFVIDNATLTLITNSFCERGFVTRAIXYFRKMADMGLAPNVLNYTSLINGLCKKGSIKQGFELLEEMVRKGWKPNVYTHTALIDGLCKKGWSDKAFRLFLKLVRSENYKPNVLTYTAMISGYCRKNKLNRAEMLSGRMQEQGLIPNINTYTTLINGHCKGGNFGRAYELMGIMTDAGFSPNICTYNALIDGLCKRGRFEEACKMLKNCFXSGLEADLFTYSILINEQCKRASIEEALALLSRMIKLAVQPDIHTYTIMISALCKQKRMKESEKIFEEAIRLGLVPTKXTYTSMIGGFCRDGNANLAIKFFHRMSDHGCLPDSITYCALISGLCKESRLKEARRLYDSMLDKGLTPCEVTRLTLAYEYCKKDESANALLILERLENKLWIRTVKTLVRKLCSEKKVGMAALFFHKLTDKETRVDRVTLAAFMTACYESNKYALLSDLTKRICEGNAATPNLVDGST from the exons ATGGTTTCCCTTCGCTTTCTCCAACCCCGGCGACTCTCGCAGACACTCTCGGCGACTTCAAACGCCTGCTCTCTCTTTCACCCGCAATTCACTCTCCGAGCACTCTGTCACTCCGCCGGCGACTGCCCTTCGCCGCAACCCGGCTCTTCACCGTCCTGCCAGCCTCATTCCGTCGTCGCATCGATCTGCTCGATGGTGCGCGATGCTTACTACAAGCGTGCCCACGTGAGAGCATCGCCTCCGCGCCTCTGTTTGAACGTAAACTGTGAGACTTTGACTCATGAACAGGCCATTACCGTCGTCGCCTCCCTGGCCAATGAGGCTGGTTCGATGGTGGCGCTGAGTTTCTTCCACTGGGCTATTGGGTCCGATAATTTTCGGCACTTTATGCGGCTTTATATAGTTTGTGCCGCGTCGTTGATCGGGAATGGTAACTCGGAGAGGGCCAATGAGGTGATGCAGTGTCTGGTCAAAAGCTTTGCTGAGATTGGGAGGTTGAAGGAGGCTATTGATATGGCGCTTGAAATGCAGAATCAGGCTCTGGTGCCCACTACCCGGTTGATGAATTTCGTCACGGAGGTCGCCTTAG GGGGTTTTCTTGACTATGCACAGAACGTGTTTGATTATTTGTCTGAGAGAGGGGTTTGTCCTGATCCTAATAGTTACAAGCTGATGGTCGTTGCTTACTGTCGAATGGGGAGTATTCTGGAGGCAGACGCTTGGTTGAGAAAACTGATTGATAGAGATTTCGTTATTGATAATGCTACTCTTACCTTGATCACCAACTCGTTTTGTGAGAGGGGGTTTGTGACTCGAGCTATCTAGTATTTTCGGAAGATGGCTGATATGGGTTTGGCACCGAATGTGTTAAATTATACATCACTGATCAATGGGTTATGCAAGAAAGGTAGCATCAAGCAAGGATTTGAGCTTCTGGAGGAAATGGTTAGAAAAGGTTGGAAGCCAAATGTGTATACTCATACGGCATTAATTGATGGTCTCTGCAAGAAGGGTTGGAGTGATAAGGCATTTAGACTCTTCCTTAAGCTAGTCCGGAGTGAAAATTACAAACCAAATGTGCTTACATACACTGCCATGATTAGTGGCTATTGcagaaaaaacaaattgaacCGTGCAGAGATGTTATCTGGCAGAATGCAAGAACAAGGATTGATTCCTAACATCAACACATACACGACTCTCATCAATGGCCATTGTAAAGGTGGGAATTTTGGAAGAGCATATGAGTTGATGGGCATAATGACAGATGCGGGCTTCAGTCCTAACATCTGTACGTACAATGCGCTTATTGATGGTCTTTGTAAGAGGGGTAGGTTTGAAGAGGCTTGTAAAATGctgaaaaattgtttctgaagTGGACTGGAAGCTGATCTGTTCACATATAGTATACTCATAAACGAGCAGTGCAAGAGGGCCAGCATTGAGGAAGCCCTAGCACTTCTGAGCAGGATGATTAAACTTGCTGTGCAACCtgatatacatacatacaccaTAATGATTTCTGCCTTATGTAAGCAAAAGAGAATGAAGGAAAGCgaaaagatttttgaagaagcAATCAGGCTTGGGTTAGTTCCTACCAA AACCTACACATCCATGATTGGTGGATTCTGTCGGGATGGGAATGCCAACTTAGCAATAAAATTTTTCCACAGGATGAGTGACCATGGATGTCTTCCTGACAGTATCACTTACTGTGCTTTGATCAGCGGACTTTGCAAAGAGTCCAGGTTGAAGGAGGCTCGTCGACTATACGACTCAATGCTAGACAAGGGACTTACCCCATGTGAGGTTACTCGACTGACGTTGGCCTATGAATACTGCAAAAAAGATGAATCTGCTAATGCATTGCTAATTTTGGAGAGATTAGAAAATAAACTCTGGATCCGAACTGTGAAAACATTAGTGAGGAAGCTTTGCAGTGAGAAAAAAGTGGGAATGGCGGCACTGTTCTTCCATAAATTAACTGACAAGGAAACCAGAGTGGATCGTGTAACATTAGCTGCATTTATGACTGCTTGTTACGAAAGCAACAAATATGCTCTTCTTTCAGATCTGACCAAAAGGATTTGTGAAGGAAATGCTGCCACTCCCAACTTAGTTGATGGATCAACATAA